In Apis mellifera strain DH4 linkage group LG3, Amel_HAv3.1, whole genome shotgun sequence, one DNA window encodes the following:
- the LOC410044 gene encoding rho GTPase-activating protein 20 isoform X3: MMTMFGTLVQRLTSPVTSPTSPRRRFKSPSRWEVQSDPEDDPAAPVRKSRAKHLLDKRKSKSRARALNVHSEQVQMCNSGWHDAAFPPLRGTKSLGRLDGMKEVQRLAEYERYLGQEARNLVENGNGSVGSGAVLQRGQLEGDLHRIQELFPGDNLRLHERDVLTTKMKSLIRKRNSGNPGRLTRVLSQKSLNVSNNSPAPKSPPRTFLLETPVQFTTGVQSQDRHLFLFSDLLLIAKARNGGNFKLKQSVRMSELWLTAGHIEDVAETSKSQETSFVLGWPTTNVVATFMTAAARDLWWGRLTELVREESMKEPPDTNIQVVYHDSDTNTEYCKTIMVGSEMTAAACVNLATRLLDLQGPFQLWARTSADEAPYPLIGHERPFAVKLSNLRHTLSAEEGFDLEHCNKSGHDTCHFILRPVPKSPVKKNKSKITGLLRRSLSLNPSLFGVNLSRLDENGLPKPVLVMLQQLFAKGPFTQGIFRKSANVRIVRELRDQIESTGDPSCLEDAPIIAVAALLKDFLRSLPDPLLTSHLFPLWMESLETINPVQTIKNILDRLPKANYTLLSHLICVLHHVARRSKHNLMCASNLGVCCGPSLLWSPNPSVNQSRAIPTLTEMLIRHCEVLFGEGVTQLFGEERSDSGAEESTDSLHSGGLSLDSLDLTEPPRKDHMSLSRDSGLTLSDCQLFIPESPVGSEDSAVNASSSSFDKSLTKEDKSANKSYIRVYGGWEERINGYTANNHHPNTVEHNFREEKNSIGYPNPNFQRQDWLRAQLKRTPRTKLDEHDHRKDRFDEKDIYGREYLRQDSMKENVENCKDIYRNSQLDITRDLRSEYERATQQDICTERVSIHNSEQDLSGDTTLTSDRYEFKKERFNEFKKVKSEMYVNRESPVSQNGSYHSGSDLYEFKKVKSEIYVNKETTRTERYESESSIYGNRDRTSEIYGSRERNDLYSFKQAEAIDLYGDEDDEEERTWPDTPPPLPPRLRHLPPVHMNLEDRHKVAGRSRSLPPPPPYRPPPQPRASVTTRHLGYGRSVVDDESYV, encoded by the exons GTCCAGAGGCTGGCCGAATACGAGAGGTACCTGGGCCAAGAGGCGAGGAATCTAGTGGAGAACGGAAACGGAAGCGTCGGGAGTGGCGCCGTTCTCCAACGTGGCCAACTGGAGGGAGATCTTCATCGTATCCAGGAATTGTTTCCTGGCGATAATCTCCGGCTGCACGAGCGAGATGTCCTCACTacg AAAATGAAGAGTCTTATTCGCAAGAGGAACAGTGGAAATCCTGGAAGGCTCACGAGAGTGTTGTCGCAAAAATCATTGAACGTGTCCAACAACTCACCAGCCCCGAAATCTCCGCCGAGAACCTTCCTCTTGGAGACACCGGTACAATTCACCACC GGTGTGCAGTCCCAGGACAGacatctttttctcttctcggaTCTGTTGCTCATAGCAAAGGCACGAAACGGAGGTAACTTCAAGCTGAAACAATCCGTAAGGATGAGCGAGTTGTGGCTAACTGCCGGGCACATAGAGGACGTGGCCGAGACGAGCAAATCTCAGGAAACGAGCTTCGTCCTGGGTTGGCCCACCACGAACGTCGTCGCCACTTTTAT gaCTGCTGCAGCCAGGGATCTCTGGTGGGGACGTTTGACCGAACTCGTACGAGAGGAGAGTATGAAGGAGCCGCCGGACACGAACATTCAAGTCGTGTATCACGACAGTGACACGAACACGGAATAC TGCAAGACGATTATGGTCGGATCCGAGATGACTGCGGCAGCTTGCGTCAATTTGGCCACTCGCCTGTTGGATCTCCAGGGCCCTTTCCAATTGTGGGCCAGAACATCCGCGGACGAAGCGCCCTATCCATTGATAGGGCACGAGAGGCCTTTCGCGGTGAAACTGTCGAATCTACGGCACACCCTGTCCGCCGAAGAGGGTTTCGATCTGGAGCATTGCAACAAAAGTGGTCACGACACGTGCCACTTCATATTAAGGCCGGTACCGAAATCGCCtgtgaagaagaataaatcgaAGATCACTGGATTGCTCAGGAGATCCCTTTCGTTGAATCCGAGTTTATTCGGTGTCAATCTGTCCAGACTCGACGAGAACGGGTTGCCTAAACCCGTGCTGGTCATGCTTCAACAGCTGTTCGCGAAGGGGCCATTTACGCAGGGAATCTTTAGAAAATCGGCCAACGTGAGAATTGTACGAGAGCTACGGGATCAAATCGAGTCCACGGGCGACCCGAGCTGTTTGGAGGATGCCCCTATCATTGCGGTGGCAGCTTTGCTCAAAGACTTTCTGAGGTCTTTACCGGATCCTTTGCTAACTTCCCACCTGTTTCCCCTCTGGATGGAAAGTTTGGAAACGATAAATCCTGTCCAAACTATTAAAAA TATTCTAGATAGATTACCCAAAGCGAATTATACCCTGCTGTCACATTTAATCTGCGTTTTACACCATGTGGCACGGCGGTCGAAGCACAATCTTATGTGCGCCAGTAATCTGGGCGTGTGTTGCGGACCCAGTTTACTCTGGTCTCCGAATCCATCCGTGAATCAAAGTAGAGCGATACCTACGCTGACAGAAATGTTGATTCGTCACTGCGAGGTTCTGTTCGGCGAAGGTGTCACGCAGCTTTTCGGGGAAGAACGCAGCGACAGTGGAGCCGAAGAAAGCACCGATAGCCTTCACT CAGGTGGGCTTTCTCTGGACAGCCTGGACCTGACGGAACCACCACGCAAGGACCATATGTCTCTTTCTCGAGACTCCGGCCTGACCTTGTCAGATTGTCAACTCTTCATCCCGGAGTCCCCTGTCGGCTCCGAGGATTCCGCCGTGAATGCCTCGTCATCCAGCTTCGACAAGTCTCTCACCAAGGAGGACAAGTCCGCCAACAAATCGTACATTCGTGTCTACGGTGGATGGGAGGAGAGAATAAACGGTTACACGGCGAACAATCATCATCCGAACACCGTGGAGCATAATTTCAGGGAGGAGAAGAACAGCATCGGTTACCCCAATCCGAATTTCCAAAGACAAGATTGGTTGAGGGCACAATTGAAGAGAACGCCGAGGACCAAATTGGACGAACATGATCACCGCAAAGACAGGTTCGACGAGAAGGATATCTACGGAAGGGAATATCTGAGACAAGATTCCATGAAGGAGAACGTGGAGAATTGCAAGGACATTTACAGGAACTCCCAGCTGGACATTACGCGGGATCTTAGGTCTGAATACGAAAGAGCGACGCAGCAGGATATTTGTACGGAACGGGTCTCGATTCACAATTCGGAGCAGGATCTGTCGGGGGATACGACGTTGACCAGTGACAGATACGAATTCAAGAAGGAGCGTTTCAACGAGTTCAAAAAGGTCAAGTCGGAAATGTATGTTAATCGCGAATCACCCGTCTCGCAGAACGGTAGCTACCATTCGGGTAGCGATCTTTACGAGTTTAAGAAAGTGAAGAGCGAGATATACGTGAATAAAGAGACGACACGTACGGAAAGATACGAATCTGAAAGTAGTATCTACGGAAACAGGGACAGAACGAGCGAGATATAcggctcgagagagagaaacgatttGTACTCGTTCAAGCAGGCCGAGGCAATCGATTTGTACGGCGACGAAGACGACGAAGAGGAGAGAACGTGGCCTGATACACCGCCACCGCTTCCACCGAGATTGAGGCATCTGCCGCCAGTGCACATGAATCTGGAGGACAGGCACAAAGTGGCCGGAAGGTCAAGGTCTTTGCCACCGCCGCCTCCTTATCGTCCGCCTCCTCAACCTCGTGCCTCGGTTACTACCAGACATCTGGGATACGGAAGATCCGTAGTTGACGACGAGAgttacgtttaa